aaaacaagtcttatccccttgaAGTCAGAGTGGGGTAGACTAAagaagcaaatcttatctccctgaggttgtagtggagcagattgaagtcgataatcctctctccctgaagttgtagtggagcggattaaagtaatagatcttatctctctgaggttGTAGCAGAGTGGATTGCATagggtcttatctccctgaagttacagtggagcagactaagaaAACGAGTCTTATCCCCCCTGAAGtcacagtggggcagactgaagaagcaaatcttatctccctgaggttgcagtggagcagattgaaatcgataatcctatctccctaaggttgtagtggagcagattaaagtaatagatcttatctctctgaagttacagtagagtagatcgcatcagttcttatctccctgagattacagtggaatagaccgaagatattcaaatcttatctcactgagattacagcggagcagattaaagccagtaatcttatctccctgagattatagtgaagcagattgaagccaataatcctatcccctgagattacagtggagagGATTAaaatgatcttatctctctgaaattacagtagagtagatcgcatcaggacttacctccctgagattacagtggaatagaccgaagatatcgaatcttacttcccaagcggtgtagtggaacagattaaagccacaatggtgaatcttacttccccgacattgcagttaatcAGATTAaagttacgagttacaaatcctatctctccGACATTGCgatggagtggatcgaagcaccaattccattacctctgaagatgctgtaggatggaatgaggcaacttgaagaagaaaagcaccAAAGTCCAAACACGACCGGGCAAAACTGGTCctctttagtctttgctctattctcgttacacgacaacgagaaaagaggggcagctgtaacgCCCAATATTTGCCCGGCCCGTGCACaaataaataccaaattaaaaagtccaaaaaccaaacaaaacaaacaataaCATCAACCCAAGTTACAGAAACCCAACTAGCCTAAACCCAATTAGCCTAAGCCCAATACCCTGGCCCAATCACGAAGCGGCCCAACGCAAAGTCAGAGGTTGGAAACCCTAGCAGCAAAGGTTCCCAGCGCCGCAGCAGTGACGTCCCTTTGCTCTCCCTCCGCACGTGACGAGCTCTCGTGCGTGCGTGCGAGCCTCCGTACGAGTACGCCTCTCCTCACATGCACTGTGCCACGCGAGCCTCCGTACATGCGCGCCCACGCACCTCCGTACCCGTACCTGCAAAGGACAAGCAAACGAAGAATAAAAACAGAGAGCAACAGTAAAGAAATATACCATAACAAATGGACAGAAGATAATAgcagaaaaaaatgtaaaagaaaaaaagagttttagagaattttattttgagCTTCTTCTTTCTGTTTTGGCTATATAAGGCCAATCGTCTTCTGTAAAAAGGGGTTACACACGCATACTTTAAAGAAAAAACGaaatcaataccaaaaaaaggttctcctttttttcttttcggttcctttttaatggcttttttctttttttctgccTGATCTTAATCATATATATAggcatatttataaaataaaagggggaaGGGTTTAGAAACATTACCTGGTTCGGTGCGTCGCCGAATCCCCCTCCGTTCAGGCCAAGATTGAATAGACGAGGGGGGAGACTTTCGTTGCTAAAATGGCGCAGAGGGTTGAAGGCTTGGTGTCTGTGTGTCAACAGACTGGTTTTAGGGTTAGGAGGGATCTTTTATAGTGCGAAAATCGACATCGTTTAGGGCCTGTTTCAGTGGccctaaaacggcgccgtatcgGTCGTTTTATCCCTTCCTACCCGCGTGTTGACCCGACCTGCAACCCAGGGTCCGCGTGTTTTCGTGCGGGTGCGTTATTTGCGGTCCAGGTCCTTCCGCATTTTCAGTTTATTTCGATTTGGTCCTGTTGcttatttttaacctttttgaaatttacccacaaaattttgattagacTTCGATCAGATCCCTGACCCATCAGCGCACTGAAAGCGGACACGTGTCCGAATTTGCGCATTTTTCCCATTCGGTcctccctttttatttcattttccattttgcCCCGAATATttgtcttaaaatttaaatcagtCTTTTTCCTgttattttgctattttataaattaacttagtttatttatttatttatttatttgtttctcaCTATTATATTATGCCATGATTTTTACATTGTTATTATTAccatatttctattttatttgtttagctaaatgtaaatatcttttaatatctttattattatttttacccaCTTATACTGTTAGacttcattatatatatatatatgtacgtacttatatttttgtatactttataatttatctactaatataaataCGTAGATATTTTACCTCTTATTATTTGTATTGCTATTGTcgttttattcaatatttattcatttatttattcatatgttcgttattatttttaggaaatgctttagtttttttacttattatctCATATACTtgactcttttattttatgtattttatttcttgtgaTCATTAAGTATATTATTTGTGCTtgtattatcatcatcattttgttatacaagttaatattgtgtttattcctaccattttatgttaagttagttttatttaatatggttttaaaataaacaaaatttcgtattttgaaactcgaaaagattgtgtcctaacttactggattccaatcttcctCAGGATCTAAGAAACCGAgcatcctttttaattaaaacacaaataaaaggctcattctcgggaattcgatatgttgtgtcctaacgtattggatatgacatgttattttctcgagacgagagttcttctaaataaaaaaaggcaatattcgatatttaggaattttgtgaaattgaaccctaacttattgggttttgatttttcatttgacccaaataatcagatatccttctcaaaatgcataggttttaaagtcaggagataaacttaattttgaagattaaaaatgttgcgccctaactcactgggtgtgacattttatttctttgaaataagagtgttttattattcaatttattcaagttaaaaggatcgtattttaaaatatttttaaaatctagacattaagacattaaacaatcaattcggtaccaattttgggcgtcatgagggtgctaacccttcctcgtgcgtaaccgactcccgaacatgttttctcaaaatttgcagacctaaaattattttcaaggtgatccgatcacacctcaatacaagatcggtggtgactccccattttcattttaaaagtcgatccctattttttctaaatttaaaagtggtttcgacaattataaaaaaacattttaaaaagttaaacacttaaaattttcttatttaatgaAACGAAAAGTTTACAccataatttgaaataattatttaaaaaacatataattgataaatttattttatttggcaAAACAATTCCATTCCATCACCAACCCCATTTCTTCTTatactttcttttcttgttaagatatttcaattctaattttccttattttggattttgggGTTTCGTATCAATTGGGATATGCATTAAATGAACTTTGTTGTCAAACTTTTCTAATCAACACACCTCCAATCACTTGGAAGATGTAACCTCTAGCATCTTAAGTTATCTCAACAGGAGTTGGATTCTCTAGGAGAGTTTGAAAGTGCGTCTTAAACCATATAAATGTAATACGAAAACCAGCGGAATCAAGCTTAGAGTCAACGGATGTATAGAATGCTTCAACAAGTACTAATCTTGGATTTTTAACGAACACTCTTGTTATTGGTAACCCATTAATTGGAAGGCCCGCCAATAACGTAACATTGTAGTTTTATTACATGGGAGATGAAAAGCATAGGGTTTAATCAATTGGGTTACTTATTTAAGTTTGAAGGCTcgtttaaaatttatgagagtttgggtaaaaatatcaGACTCGAAAACTTGGTTAGGATTAAAAATTTAGACctgtttaaaatataagttgGGTTCAGATTTAAATATTCAAGGCTCGATCCTATCCCAACCTGACTCATTTtctatgtttaaaatataatatattaagttatatacatattaagtaaataatagaattaatcacccaactattagtgtatttctattttggttAGTTTCCATTAAATAGTTAACGGAAGCGATGATGTGGTATTTTctaattagtataataacatttacttatacattctatcaatttgatcttaattttaaataattcattaaatttaacattttacatttacaaattctatcaactTGATCCTcaaatagatataattatatataaattatatattatgaaaaagtagaaaatataatattatttgtataaataattcttttagattattattattattattattaggtaAAATCATGGTGAGTTGTGGCTCACGTGACATGACATAGAGCTTAGGTAGGCTCAAAACGTCCGCCAAAAGCTAAGATCTCTAGTCAATGGGCCTAACATTGGTAGCTGGCATGAATCCTACTTActtcccttttgttttttaatatatgatcTTCCTATGTCACAGACACCCAAGATGAAACTTTAGCTGCTTGCCTGTTTCTATTGCAGGCCGAGCCTCTAACTCCATCCTAGATTTCCCCATTATTCAGCAATTGGGTTACTTTGATCACTTTTTGCAACCAGGTCATTATGCAAATGGACTGattagaaaagaaagatttaGCTATGGgttccaaattttaattatcgaTTTTATCGTTGATTATATTATTCTTCCTTCATGTAgaaatgtattatttttgttggtTAGATTGTACAAAAAGCTTCTTTGATGattacaatttgatccattCGGAGCCATCAATGAAactaagagaaagaaaaggttTGGCTTCTTCATCTGTAAGTTCTCTTGACCATGAAACCCTGCCTGCAAAGCTTGCCCCTGGTCCAGTGCATTTGTACTGCCCATAAAACACAGTCCTGCCAACCCACATAAACCAACCACATCAATACAAAATTACGAACTTTAGCACCCCATCATGAATGCGCATGCTATATAGCTTCTGCAATCTTtgctaaatttatataataaacttTAGCACCGCTCAGCACTAGAGTTAAGACTGGCGTGCCTCTTATCTTTTATAACCCCCCCCTCCCCCCCACTATTGCTACCTAATCTAATATTTTGGCTGGCATTGCTTAcgcctttctttctttctttgcttCTGCATAATGCATTACACGTAGATTTTACAGATCAATCAAAGGAAGAGCACACAGTTTTGAAGCTCAGGTTCCTAATTAAGTATTAACCGCCCTAATTTCTTGTCCTACTTGTTTGCCAAATATATAAGCCTAAATTCCCAACAAAACAGATGAATGTTATGGTCAGGGGAATAAACAACTATTTATgctttcatttaaaaaaaaaaatcaaatttaacattcatcgaattataaaagaaaacaaatttaattattttaatactcgagctaattaaatttttatttaatcaaacctCTCACTAAGCGTAGAGTAAATGACGAAAAAACTTAGTTTGTATAGGAGAAAAGATTGTATGAAACTATGATTTCACGTTATCTATATCCCTTTCCATTAGAAGGatgacaaatcaaatttttcctcctaatttttaacattttcagtTGGATTTGAATTGAGGCAGCCTAAAGGATAAGCTGACAAACTATACCTAAAACACCGGTCATGCATCCACTACTACTAAAGTgggtatttatattttatccatTAACATAACCAGTTAACTAATTAATGAACCATTAACTAATAACCCAACAATTTCAGtgtttaatgattaaatttgtaGATGAAATTATGTGCATAttatatgcatgcatgaaaGAGAAGTGTGGGGGAAAGAAAGAAGTTACATTTCACGGCTAGGGTCGCCCCAGTTGTACCATCCCTTTGGAATGATAATGTTGTCCATATAAGTGTAAGCAAAGATCACCCTGGAAAAGGGACCCCATGCCCTCCCTAGGTACAGTGCCCCCGACCCCGTGACCTTACAGTTCACAAAAGAGAACCCCGTGTCGTCTAACATACTCCCTCTTCCTTGTGCTGTTACGGCCCCTGTTAACGTCGCTATTGCATGCACGTGACACCCCTGAAATAAACACATCTCACTAATCAacatatctgttttttttttttgtataatatgTACTTATATACAGGTCGGGAATTAAGTAACTAACCTCAAAGAGGGAGAGACCATTGCCAAAGATGAAATCCACTGAACCTTCAATGTAACAATCTTTATAGTAATGTCTGCCCAAGTGATCATAGAGGGTGTCTTGTGCTCCCAGGAATTTACAGCCCAAGAAAGTAGCTGTATCTGCAGATATCCTAAATGCTACTGCTTGTTTCCCTACTGCTCCTGGTGGTGGCACTGGTGTAGTGTTCTGCACCAGTATTTGATTTtgcaaataagaaaataattacattgtAGAATAGTTAAGAAGGCTGATTAATTAAGTTACCTTGAATGTTATGTTTT
This genomic stretch from Gossypium raimondii isolate GPD5lz chromosome 6, ASM2569854v1, whole genome shotgun sequence harbors:
- the LOC105774828 gene encoding probable pectinesterase 53, producing MSKFQRFLYITFIFFLLNSGHALCHTKGIRFRSSKGKHSHRQSTMTGTHGSEQQFMQWVKFVGSLNHSVFKTAKNKLFPSYTLTVDKNPAKGDFTTIQDAIDSLPLVNLVRVVIKVHAGVYTEKVNIPPFKSFITIEGSGADETIVQWGDTAQTAGPRGQPLGTYASATFAVNSPYFIAKNITFKNTTPVPPPGAVGKQAVAFRISADTATFLGCKFLGAQDTLYDHLGRHYYKDCYIEGSVDFIFGNGLSLFEGCHVHAIATLTGAVTAQGRGSMLDDTGFSFVNCKVTGSGALYLGRAWGPFSRVIFAYTYMDNIIIPKGWYNWGDPSREMTVFYGQYKCTGPGASFAGRVSWSRELTDEEAKPFLSLSFIDGSEWIKL